The Candidatus Nanogingivalaceae bacterium DNA segment ATGCCCAAAGCGGCGACGTGGTTATTCTAAGCCCAGCGCATGCCAGTTTTGATATGTTTAAAAGCTATACTGACCGAGGTGAACAGTTTATTGAAAATGTAAACCTTTTATGATAGAATGTATGATATGAGTAAAAAAGATAATACAGTTAAGAAAACTACAAAGGTGAAGGCGGTTAAAAAAGCAACTGCTAAGCTTAAAAAAGTAGATCCAAAAGCACAGCTTGCAGGCTTTAAGAAGTTCATTAAAGACCAAGGATTAATCGGTATGGCTATCGGTTTGATTCTCGGAACTGCCTCTGGTGATCTTGTGAAATCTCTAATTAACAATATCATTATGCCTCCACTAGGCTTCGTTCTTGGTTCATCTGAAGGACTTAAGGGTGTTGTTTGGCATATGGGAAAAACTCCAGCCGGAAAAGATGC contains these protein-coding regions:
- the mscL gene encoding large conductance mechanosensitive channel protein MscL is translated as MSKKDNTVKKTTKVKAVKKATAKLKKVDPKAQLAGFKKFIKDQGLIGMAIGLILGTASGDLVKSLINNIIMPPLGFVLGSSEGLKGVVWHMGKTPAGKDAVLSYGTFLNDVINFLVIAFVVYFVLLFIEKLFVDDEEEAAEAEKAAKK